CTCACCATCTAGAATAACGGAATCAGCCTTGCAATATGCGGCGACATCAGTAAGTTCAGGATATTGCCTTGTGCGGTAATTTCTGCGTCTGTTGATAAGCTCACTGGAGTTCCCGTCGTAATAGGACAGCATGCGTACGCCATCCCATTTAATCTGGGCGATCCACTGGTTACCTGCTGGAAGCTGCTCAGCTAGTATGGGTTCAAAAGGAATAATGGGCTGAAGCTTCATCAGCAGTGCCTCCTAAGATACGGTTGTTTTACTTTTCGGGCTGCGGCGTTTCGGTTTTGGCGCGATGACTGGAATCGGTCCTGTCACTTCGTTTAGCTGCTCCGCAGGTTCGGGTGTGGCTGCTTTGGTTTTAGGAGACTTTCTCTTGGTAGCAGAAGCCGCTTTGGACTTGGTCTTTGCGGTGCCGCTTAATGAAGGACCTGGATCTGTAGGGATATGCTGTACCGCCTGAATACTAGCCTGCAGCGCAGCCATAAGATCGATTACATTGCTTTCCTGTTTCGTAGGCGCAACATGAAATTCTTCGCCTGCAATTTTGTGCGAGATCAGATCAAGCATACGCTGGCGATAATCGTCGGTATATTTTGCCGGATCAAAAGGAGTGGATAGCTGTGAAATTAGCAGTTTAGCCATATCCAGCTCTTTATCGTTCACCACTCCTGCTTCGGGGAGACCGGGAACTTGCGAGATCGGCCGCACCTCATCAGGATAAAAAATGGTCTCAATAGCGAGGCAATCCTCCAGCACACGAATAGCGGCAAGACTGCTTTTGGAACGAATCGAAATTTTGGCGATACCAATTTTACCAGTTTGCCTCATGGCTTCCATCAGAAGCCGATAAGCATTTGTGCCTGCCTGATCCGGGGATAAGTAGTAGGTTTTTTGAAAATAAATCGGATCGATCTCCGTCAGGTCCACAAAGTCGAGAATGGTAATGCTTTTGCTGCTTTCGTCGGTTAATTGATCCAATTCTTCTTTTTCGAAGAGAACAAATTTCCCTTTTTCATACTCATAACCCTTGCCGATCTCTTCCCAAGCCACCTCTTTGTCACACACCGGACATTTACGTACATACGACAGTGGACTGCCACATTCCTTATGGATATACCGCAGAGAAATATCCTTATCCTCCGTAGCGGAGAACATTTTTACTGGAACATGCACTAGTCCGAAGCTAATGGCTCCTTTCCAAACGGTATGCATGAGAAACGCCTCCTGATATTAGTTTAGCTGCATTGGGTTAGTATGAGACACGAGAAGCTTTTCTAGCCGAATGCATTTTTTGTGAAGCATGGGAAAATATAAAGTCAGGCTTGTGAAGCTGAGGAGGAGAATACTAGTCATGGAACCGCGTGGAAACGAGTGGAGCGATGCGCTGAGCGAGCAGGATATTCCAGCGACAGTTGTGGATTGGGACAGCATTATTGCTCCACCGGAGGCTAGGCAGGTATCCGATTCAGAGAAGCTGGATGCGGAACGAACCCTCGAAGACACGTCACCCCTAGAATCGTGAACTTTAGGGAAAATAAAGGAGGAGAACAGTTGTGGATGTCAAACGAGCACAGGATATTTATGCTTCTAAAGAGACAGTGAGTGTACATTTGGATGGAGAACCCGTATGGATTGAGCGTGTGGATGCAGAGAACGGAATGGCTACGGTGCAAGTAGGCTCTCGACCAACCAATACGCATACGGTAGGCGTCGAACGGTTAGAGGAGCAAGATCATTAACGAGGGCTTAGTCGAAGAGTTGAGATAAGCTAAATCACAGTTTTATAAAAGAGATCTCTGTATGCTTAATTTTGCGTAGAGGTCTCTTTTTCTATTGTGGGCATAGTGGCATGGAAGATTGAATAGGGACAGTTGTTGCGGTGGATGGACCATACCGATATAATTAAAAGTAATGGTTTTCGGCAGGTATATTTTAAAAGGTGGTAGTTGTTGTTGGACAAAACAGACGAAACGGTGTTCACTTACCGTTCTTATAGCCTGCAGGATACGGAGCTACTCGCAGGCACCATAGCCGCTGCTTCTACGGCAGGGATGGTTATCGGTTTGGATGGCGATCTGGGCGCAGGAAAAACGGCATTCTCGCAAAGGTACGCTCGTCATCTTGGAGTAAAAGGGATCGTAAATAGTCCTACTTTTACTATTATTAAAGAGTATGAGGGCCGTCTACCGCTATATCACATGGATGTATATCGGATATCGCTTCAGGAAGCGGACGAGCTTGGATTAGATGAGTATTTCTACGGGCATGGTGTTTGCTTGGTGGAATGGAGCAGCATTATTACGGATTTAATGCCGCCGCGGCATATGCACATATACATGGAAACAGTCGGGCCGGATGAAAGAATCATTACGGTGACCGGAATCGGAGAGCCTTATGGTGAGCTTTGCCGGGGGCTGATCCAGAAGTGGGGTTAAGGAATATGACGAATCAGAATACAGAGCCGCGTAAGCGGCTTTTAGCGCTGGATACATCAACTGCAGTATTAGGCGTGGCAGTTACAGAGGATGGAGAACTATTGCATGAAATTAATGCTTCCGGAGAACGGAATCATTCGGTGCATTTGCTGCCGATCATAGAGCAGGCGCTGCAAGCTACGGGAACTACTGCTGCTATGCTGGGCGGGATTTCAGTTGGTGTGGGTCCTGGATCTTATACGGGGACACGTATCGCGGTTACCGCTGCCAAAACGCTCGCATGGGCATGGAATGTCCCGGTAGTTGGTATTTCGAGTCTACATGCAGTGGCATGGGGGGGCTATCAAACGGCTCTCAAGAATAAGGCGCCAGAAGAGTTAGGACAAGCCAATGAGAATAGTGGCTACGGGCCTGACTGGATCATTCCACTAATGGATGCACGTCGGGGTCAGGTGTACACAGGATTATTCGCCGCTGATGGAGATAGTGCACCCTGCCGTCTTGAACCTGATGCCATCCGCTTGATGACAGACTGGGTGGAGTATTTAGCAGAACGTTTAGAACAGGCGTCAGTCGAGGGGCGAAAGCCCGCTGTTCTATGGTTTGTTGGGGAGACCGCTGTACATGGCAGTGAGGAATCGCTTCGCCCACTGACGGAACTTGGTACTTCTATAGCTGTTCCTTATGAACTGGAAGGCCGCTGGTCAGGATTTCTTGGAGAAGCGCGGCTGCAGGTAGAGAATGATGATATCCATAGTTTGATCCCTAACTATACTCAGATTACAGAAGCGGAGGCTAATCTGCGGTCGAGCAGAGAAGGGGGCTTAAAGAAACGATGACGGAAGCGGAATCAATGAGAGTTCAGGAGGCTGAACTTGTTTTTCGTTTGATGAAGTTGGAGGATATCCCTGACATTCTTATCATTGAGCGGGAAGCCTTCACGATGCCTTGGACGGAGGAAGCTTTTCGAAACGAGCTGACACATAATCATTTTGCAAAATACATGGTCATGGAGCTGGCAGGTCGTATTATCGGCTATGCCGGTATGTGGGCCATCGTGGATGAGGCGCATGTGACGAATATAGCCTTGCTCGAAGCCTATCGTGGACGTAAGTGGGGCGAGCGCCTTCTCGAAGAGCTTATGAAGACAGCGTCTTATGTAGGCATGAAATCCATTACGCTTGAGGTAAGGGTATCGAACGAGGTAGCACAGAATTTATATCGTAAAAAAGGCTTTCGTTCTGCCGGCACACGCAAAGGATATTATTCCGATAATCGTGAGGATGCGCTCATTATGTGGGCGGATTTACCAGAGTACGAGGAGCATGGCAATATGGAAGGAAGCGTGACTTGAAATGAAGACAGAAACGGGCGCAGCTCAGCCTGTATTAATACTTGCTATTGAGACTAGTTGTGATGAAACATCGGTAGCCGTGGTCAAAAATGGCTCTGAAGTTTTATCCAACATCATCTCAAGTCAGATAGAGACACACCGCGCCTTCGGGGGTGTGGTACCAGAAGTAGCTTCTCGTAAGCATGTGGAAGTAATTACACTGGTGATAGAGGAAGCACTCGCTACAGCAGGGGTTACACCAGATCAGTTGTCGGCGGTGGCGGTTACGCAAGGCCCAGGTTTGGTGGGGGCTTTACTTGTCGGGGTAGTAGCTGCCAAGAGTCTTGCCCTCGCATGGGGTAAGCCGTTAATTGGTACACATCATATTGCAGGACATATTTATGCTAACCGTTTAGTGGCAGAGTTGCAGTATCCATGCATGACACTAGTGGTGTCCGGCGGACATACTGAACTGGTTCATATGGAGAGGGAGGGCGAGTTCCGGATTATTGGACGTACCCGTGATGATGCGGTAGGCGAAGCTTATGATAAAGTGGCACGGGCGCTTGGATTCCCTTATCCGGGCGGACCTCATGTGGATCGTCTAGCGCGCGAGGCGACTGAAGTCGTACCATTGCCACGAGTATGGCTGGAGCCAGATTCTTATGATTTCAGCTTCAGTGGCCTGAAGTCGGCTGTGCTGAATGTTGTGAATCAGAGCAAAATGAAAGGTCTTACGCCGGATGTGGCAGGCATCGCCCGTGGGTTCCAAGAATCTGTGGTGGAGGTGCTGGTGGAGAAGGCGGTTCGTGCTGTTAAATCCACTAACTCCAAGCAATTGTTGTTGTGCGGTGGTGTTGCAGCAAATGCTGGACTGCGCTCGGCATTGATCTCGCGCTGTGAAGCAGAGGGTATTGAGCTAATTATTCCACCTCCGGTATATTGCACAGATAATGCAGCTATGATTGGAGCTGCTGCATATGTGAAGTGGCAGCATGACGGCGGTACGCCGCTGGATATGGTTGCAGACCCTGGATTCTCACTAGAACAATGGTCTGTATCCGCCTATTGACATCTTTTTGATCGAGCGAGTATAATCAATTCAATTATACAAGGAAACGCGATGAGCGGAAGTAGTAAGGATACTCCGGGATAAGAGAGCTGCGGGTTGGTGCGACGCAGTCGAAGGGGACCTGAACTCGTCTGGGAGCGGAGCGGTGGAAGCAATATCCGGCAAGCATCAAGTCGGAACTTCTGTACATCGCCTACGGGTAACCTCCGTGATAGGGTGGTCGAGTACTTAGCATATTCGACCGTAGAGTGGATGTTCAAGTGGAACGGCAATAATTAGCCAGTACAGGGCATCAACAAGAGTGGTACCGCGAAGGTTAACAGCCTGTCGTCTCTTGAATGAGATGGCAGGCTTTTTTGTATGGATTTAGAGTGGTGAGTAACTTATATGTAACACGCAAGGAACGGGAGTAGTAGAGAACGATGGTGAACAGAGAGCTGCGGGGTGGTGCGACGCAGTCACCGGATTTCTTGAATCTCGCCCGGGAGCGGAGCGGCGGAATGAAGAGTACGCTGCCTACGGCTGTCCCCGTTATAGGACCTTTCCGGATATACTGGCATAACCAGGATGGCCCGGGAAGAAGAGCTGGGCGCAGCTTAACGGCTTGAATATTTATAGCCTATGCGTCAAAAAGAGTGGTACCGCGGAGGGGTAACCCGCCGTCTCTTTATTAGAGACGGCGGGTTTTTGCGTTCTTGTAGAAGCAGATCGGGTTACGAGCTGATGACTACATAGGACACCAAGAGTGAACATTCTGCACATTCCAAATGATGCAGAGGATTCATTCGTATCAGCTGCCGGCAGCAGTGGGTGGGATATTGGCAGGACCACAAGTCGACGTGTGGCTCTGCACTGAACCAGAAGATGGGTGTGAGAAATCTAATTAGAGGAAAACAGGAGGAATTCAGATGATTATTCCAGTAAAGAATCGTATACAAATTTTCGATACGACACTGCGTGACGGTGAACAGGCTCCGGGTGCAAGTCTGACCCCAGAGCAAAAAATACTGCTGGCCTATAAGCTCGCAGATCTGGGTGTTGATGTGATGGAACCTGGATTTCCAATATCGAGCCCTGGTGATTTTGCAGCAGTACAGACGATTTCGCGTAAGGTACGAAATGTGGAAATATGCGGTTTTGCACGGGCGGTTAAAGGGGATATCGACGCGGCAGTCCGGGCAACCCAAGATGCTGACCGCCGGCGGATTCACCTGTTCATCTCCTCTTCTGATATTCATTTGCAGCATCAATTGCGTATGAGCAGAGCTGAAGTCGTAGCCAAAGCCCGTGAGATGACTGCTTATGCGCGTCAATTTAGTGATGTAGTTGAATTCACAGCTATGGATGCTGCGCGGACAGGAATAGATGATCTGATTGAAATGGTTGAAGCTGTTATTGAGGAAGGAGCCTCTATTATCAATCTGCCGGATACTGTCGGATACGCATTGCCACATGAATATGGGGAGATGTTCCGGCGAGTACGGCAGGGAGCAAGACGCGGCGACACGGTAAGCTATAGTGCCCACTGTCATAACGATTTGGGGCTGGCTGTAGCCAACAGCCTGGCAGCGATTGCTGGAGGAGCGACTCAAATAGAAGTGACTGTTAATGGGGTGGGTGAACGTACAGGGAACTGCGCACTAGAGGAGCTTGTGATGGCACTCGAAACCCGCGGCGATGCGATTGGGGCAGAAACAGGCATTGTGCTGGATAAACTGTATGATACTTCGCGGCTGATTAGCGGAGCGATGCATTTTCCAATCGCCTATAACAAGCCAGTCGTCGGAAGAAATGCCTTCCAACATGAGTCTGGAATTCATCAGGATGGTTTGCTGAAGGATCGCAGCACTTATGAGATTATGGACCCAGAACGGCTGGGTATCCCGCGCAGCATGATCATTCTGGGCAAGCATTCTGGCAGACATGCGCTGAAGGACCGGGCGGCGAAGTATGGGATTACCTTAGAGCCTAAAGAGCTGGATGCACTGTATGAATCATTCAAAGAGACAGCTGACCGTCAAAAGGTTGTCAGTGATGACCAACTACTGCAAATGGTGAGCAGTACAACTGGACAGCAGGCTCAGGTCTATGAACTGGGTGAGGTTCAGGTATTGGCAGGTAGTGCCCAGCGCCGGGTAGCCGCGGTTACAGTTCGCCATTTGAAGTCTGGACAGGAAACCTCTCATACCAGTACTGGGGATGGTCCGCTTGAGGCCATTATCGCCGCTATTGGGCAAGGGATTTCAGAGGACATCGACTTTGCGGGGCTTGAGCTACATTCACTCGGAAGTGGAGAGAACGCCCAAGCAGAGGCGGCAGTGATGGTAGAGTGGGAAGGCCTTAAATTTAGAGGTACAGCTACTCATCAAGATATTATCATGGCGGCAGGGATTGCCTATATTGCAGCCTGTAACGCTGCGCTGCTTTCTACACAGATCGTTTGATATGTGACGTACCTGCTGTCTGATTTAGAGATAGCGGGTTCTTTTTTAGCGTATAATGAAGGGTTCTTGGAGCGATTACGTCTTTTGTCAAGTTGTGGACAACGTTATCCACATATTCTGTCTGAGTTGTGTAAAAAGTGCGTAAAATCAGCAATGTCGGCACTTTTTAAAATGGCCTTATAACCATTTTTTTTAGCAATGAAACCTTGTGGGAATTGTGGATAATGTGGATAATTCGGTGGATAATAATTCCTGGGAATTGAAAATACCGATTTAACGCATAAAAAAAGCCCCTAAGGGGCTTTTTTAGTAGGAAGTTATACACGAAACCTGTGTATAGAGTTGTGGATAACTAATTATGAACAAATCGGGAACTGTGAAAAAATATTTATGAAGTGGATTTACATTATTCGTCAGCAAGGATTTCCCATTCGTTAAATAAATCGGTAAGTTGAGTTTTTTTGTTCTTCAGGTCCTCTTCATGACCTTGAAGTGCTAAATAATCCTGATAAACTTCAGGTTTAGTCATTTCATTCTCTATAAAAGCGATCGATTCTTCTAGTGAGGCAATACCCTCCTCAAGCTCAGCGATACGCCGCTTCCGGTTACGCTCTTCACGCTTGGCTTGCTTGTCCGCTTCGAAGGAGGAAACAGCGTTTTTTTCAGGAACAACAGCATCCTTGTTAACGTTCTTTGAGGCTAATTCGGCGGCATCTTTCGCGATCTCTTCTAATTCTCGTTTTTTCTCGATATAGTCATCGTAGTTGCCGAGGTATTGGTCGATCCCCTCGGGATGAAGCTCAAGAACGCGTTCAGCCATTTTGTTGAGGAAATAACGGTCATGCGAAATGAAGAGCAAAGTGCCTTCGAAATCGATTAAAGCTGATTCCAGAACCTCACGACTGATCAAATCCAAATGGTTGGTTGGCTCATCGAGAATGAGCATATTTGCGCCGCGCAACATGAGCTTCGATAGCGCAACTCGCGCTTTTTCGCCGCCGCTCAGAGCAGAGATCTTCTTAAGAACATCTTCACCGCTGAAGAGAAAGTTGCCTAGGATCGTACGAATTCTGGCTTCCTCAATCATTGGATATTCACTCCACAGTTCTTCCATTACTGTATTCTTTGGATTGAGGCGGGTCTGTTCCTGATCATAATAAGCGACCTTTACTTTAGTGCCCCAATTCACGGTTCCAGCGGAAGGCTCACGAGTTCCGGTCATACACTGCAGCAGTGTGGATTTTCCGATACCATTGGGACCGATGAGCGCAGCGGTTTCTCCCCGTCGCAGTTCAAAAGAAGCGTCCTTAAATAAAGGTGGCCCATCATTAAAGGCAACTGCTACATTACGAACTTGTAGTACCTCTTTACCAGACATGAAGTCTGGCTCGAAGGAGAAGCTAGCTTTCTTCAAATCTCCCATCGGCCGATCAATGCGGTCCATTTTCTCAAGCGCTTTGCGTCTGCTCTGCGCACGTTTCGTGGTAGATGCTCGCACAATATTTTTCTGTACGAAATCTTCCATTCTTGAGATTTCATCCTGTTGTTTCTCATACTGCTTCATCCGTGCTTCATATTCGGCAGCCTTCAAATCTACATACCGGCTGTAATTGCCTGTATAACGCCGAGATTGATGACGCTCGATCTCTACAATAGTAGTCACAAGCCGGTCCAGGAAATAACGGTCATGAGATACAACCAAAATTCCACCGGCATAACTGCGAAGATAATCCTCGAGCCAAGTCAATGTTTCGATATCCAGATGGTTAGTCGGCTCATCCAGCATAAGAAGATCCGGAGCCTGAAGCAAAATACGGGCTAATGCCAGTCTCGTCTTTTGACCTCCACTAAGTGTGGAAATTGGTGTATCCGGTGGGAACTCGCCGAAGCCCATGCCGTGCAGGACACTGCGGATTCGTGTATTCATTTCATAACCGCCATGATCCTTGAACCAATCTGATCGGCGGGCATAGCGTTCGAGAAGTTCTTCGTATCGTTTTGGGTCTTCTGCCAGCTTAGGATCAGCAATGCTTACTTCCATCTCTCTTAGCTCAGCTTCGGCTTCGATTAACGGTGCGAAAACTGCCATCATTTCTTCGTGAATGGTTTTGTCGGATTGCAGTCCGCTATTTTGGGCTAAGTACCCGATTGTAGTTTCTTTTGATTTATGAATTTGACCGCTGTCATAGGACATTTCACCGGCCAGAATTTGTAGGAAAGTTGATTTTCCGGCACCATTAACACCCACGAGTCCAACACGTTCCTTTTCATTCACCTGCAGGCTTATGCCGTCTAGTACGTTCTGTATACCATATGATTTTGTAATTCCTGTCGCTTGAAGAAGCATAACGATGAAACCTCCACCCTTGCATATTTCGCCTTGGCATTTATACCTCAGCCGTATGAACAACTTATTCTATAGTTTACATGAAAAGCGTTTCCCAAGCGAGAGTTCGATATATCGGAAGTAGGGAATAGTAACATAGTCGGGAAACACAGTCCTCTCCACCTTGGCGAACCGGGGAGAAGAGTGGTAAACTGGATTTACAAACAAGGATAAGCTTGGGATAAATATATGGGGGTGGCCGACGATGTCAAGTAAGGAGTCGGTGATCTCCAAAGTAAAGCAAGAACTAAGAACAGAGAAGACCATCGCCCGAAACGAGCTCTCCTCGGACCAGAGAAGGGAACTGTCTTTTCTGGTCTGCAAGCATGCGTCAGAGT
The window above is part of the Paenibacillus sp. FSL K6-0276 genome. Proteins encoded here:
- a CDS encoding Ku protein, with the protein product MHTVWKGAISFGLVHVPVKMFSATEDKDISLRYIHKECGSPLSYVRKCPVCDKEVAWEEIGKGYEYEKGKFVLFEKEELDQLTDESSKSITILDFVDLTEIDPIYFQKTYYLSPDQAGTNAYRLLMEAMRQTGKIGIAKISIRSKSSLAAIRVLEDCLAIETIFYPDEVRPISQVPGLPEAGVVNDKELDMAKLLISQLSTPFDPAKYTDDYRQRMLDLISHKIAGEEFHVAPTKQESNVIDLMAALQASIQAVQHIPTDPGPSLSGTAKTKSKAASATKRKSPKTKAATPEPAEQLNEVTGPIPVIAPKPKRRSPKSKTTVS
- a CDS encoding H-type small acid-soluble spore protein — its product is MDVKRAQDIYASKETVSVHLDGEPVWIERVDAENGMATVQVGSRPTNTHTVGVERLEEQDH
- the tsaE gene encoding tRNA (adenosine(37)-N6)-threonylcarbamoyltransferase complex ATPase subunit type 1 TsaE — protein: MQDTELLAGTIAAASTAGMVIGLDGDLGAGKTAFSQRYARHLGVKGIVNSPTFTIIKEYEGRLPLYHMDVYRISLQEADELGLDEYFYGHGVCLVEWSSIITDLMPPRHMHIYMETVGPDERIITVTGIGEPYGELCRGLIQKWG
- the tsaB gene encoding tRNA (adenosine(37)-N6)-threonylcarbamoyltransferase complex dimerization subunit type 1 TsaB, yielding MTNQNTEPRKRLLALDTSTAVLGVAVTEDGELLHEINASGERNHSVHLLPIIEQALQATGTTAAMLGGISVGVGPGSYTGTRIAVTAAKTLAWAWNVPVVGISSLHAVAWGGYQTALKNKAPEELGQANENSGYGPDWIIPLMDARRGQVYTGLFAADGDSAPCRLEPDAIRLMTDWVEYLAERLEQASVEGRKPAVLWFVGETAVHGSEESLRPLTELGTSIAVPYELEGRWSGFLGEARLQVENDDIHSLIPNYTQITEAEANLRSSREGGLKKR
- the rimI gene encoding ribosomal protein S18-alanine N-acetyltransferase; its protein translation is MTEAESMRVQEAELVFRLMKLEDIPDILIIEREAFTMPWTEEAFRNELTHNHFAKYMVMELAGRIIGYAGMWAIVDEAHVTNIALLEAYRGRKWGERLLEELMKTASYVGMKSITLEVRVSNEVAQNLYRKKGFRSAGTRKGYYSDNREDALIMWADLPEYEEHGNMEGSVT
- the tsaD gene encoding tRNA (adenosine(37)-N6)-threonylcarbamoyltransferase complex transferase subunit TsaD — translated: MKTETGAAQPVLILAIETSCDETSVAVVKNGSEVLSNIISSQIETHRAFGGVVPEVASRKHVEVITLVIEEALATAGVTPDQLSAVAVTQGPGLVGALLVGVVAAKSLALAWGKPLIGTHHIAGHIYANRLVAELQYPCMTLVVSGGHTELVHMEREGEFRIIGRTRDDAVGEAYDKVARALGFPYPGGPHVDRLAREATEVVPLPRVWLEPDSYDFSFSGLKSAVLNVVNQSKMKGLTPDVAGIARGFQESVVEVLVEKAVRAVKSTNSKQLLLCGGVAANAGLRSALISRCEAEGIELIIPPPVYCTDNAAMIGAAAYVKWQHDGGTPLDMVADPGFSLEQWSVSAY
- a CDS encoding 2-isopropylmalate synthase translates to MIIPVKNRIQIFDTTLRDGEQAPGASLTPEQKILLAYKLADLGVDVMEPGFPISSPGDFAAVQTISRKVRNVEICGFARAVKGDIDAAVRATQDADRRRIHLFISSSDIHLQHQLRMSRAEVVAKAREMTAYARQFSDVVEFTAMDAARTGIDDLIEMVEAVIEEGASIINLPDTVGYALPHEYGEMFRRVRQGARRGDTVSYSAHCHNDLGLAVANSLAAIAGGATQIEVTVNGVGERTGNCALEELVMALETRGDAIGAETGIVLDKLYDTSRLISGAMHFPIAYNKPVVGRNAFQHESGIHQDGLLKDRSTYEIMDPERLGIPRSMIILGKHSGRHALKDRAAKYGITLEPKELDALYESFKETADRQKVVSDDQLLQMVSSTTGQQAQVYELGEVQVLAGSAQRRVAAVTVRHLKSGQETSHTSTGDGPLEAIIAAIGQGISEDIDFAGLELHSLGSGENAQAEAAVMVEWEGLKFRGTATHQDIIMAAGIAYIAACNAALLSTQIV
- a CDS encoding ABC-F family ATP-binding cassette domain-containing protein translates to MLLQATGITKSYGIQNVLDGISLQVNEKERVGLVGVNGAGKSTFLQILAGEMSYDSGQIHKSKETTIGYLAQNSGLQSDKTIHEEMMAVFAPLIEAEAELREMEVSIADPKLAEDPKRYEELLERYARRSDWFKDHGGYEMNTRIRSVLHGMGFGEFPPDTPISTLSGGQKTRLALARILLQAPDLLMLDEPTNHLDIETLTWLEDYLRSYAGGILVVSHDRYFLDRLVTTIVEIERHQSRRYTGNYSRYVDLKAAEYEARMKQYEKQQDEISRMEDFVQKNIVRASTTKRAQSRRKALEKMDRIDRPMGDLKKASFSFEPDFMSGKEVLQVRNVAVAFNDGPPLFKDASFELRRGETAALIGPNGIGKSTLLQCMTGTREPSAGTVNWGTKVKVAYYDQEQTRLNPKNTVMEELWSEYPMIEEARIRTILGNFLFSGEDVLKKISALSGGEKARVALSKLMLRGANMLILDEPTNHLDLISREVLESALIDFEGTLLFISHDRYFLNKMAERVLELHPEGIDQYLGNYDDYIEKKRELEEIAKDAAELASKNVNKDAVVPEKNAVSSFEADKQAKREERNRKRRIAELEEGIASLEESIAFIENEMTKPEVYQDYLALQGHEEDLKNKKTQLTDLFNEWEILADE